From a single Solanum dulcamara chromosome 4, daSolDulc1.2, whole genome shotgun sequence genomic region:
- the LOC129887017 gene encoding serine/threonine-protein kinase-like protein At3g51990, with protein sequence MGYLSCKAESSISISNPQSCTATPKKPHQPHNQEKEKPIKIQEFNYRDLEAATNGFSDQKLLGRGSHGLVYKGILRNGRLVAVKRSSRIAPRIRTTSTSGQENCNEVENEIDILSKLQSPRLVNLVGFSNDSHDTLLVVEFMSNGTLYDVLHSNSRPLSWGRRIKLALQTAKAVDILHSLSPPVIHRDIKSANVLIDRNFNARLGDFGLALRCHLDDFRLRSTPPAGTMGYLDPCYVTPDNLSTKTDVFSFGILLLEIISGRKAIDVAYSPPSIVDWAIPLIKRGKLLAVYDPRIPPPKDPGIRKQLAVVAAKCVRPCRERRPTMKEVAECLTGLSKLVPLHSWNGFTNPCLMVETVGQPVESRTSQLNLRGKGSKLRDLDGGDARLATPLRNSPRAYSDLGLRSNLMDLMAGNDGQSEFRGEGDGVEPKSKSISRALSCRYVSGSVVGRRNNESLVHSSGRGGTSRFRRNNSVGEHSDRD encoded by the coding sequence atggGTTATCTATCATGTAAAGCTGAATCTTCCATATCAATTTCCAATCCTCAGAGTTGTACGGCCACTCCGAAGAAACCCCATCAACCCCATAatcaagaaaaggaaaaacCCATCAAAATCCAGGAGTTTAACTACAGAGATCTTGAAGCTGCCACAAATGGTTTCTCTGACCAAAAGCTTCTTGGTAggggtagccatggacttgtgtATAAAGGGATCCTTCGTAATGGCCGTCTTGTAGCTGTAAAGAGGTCTTCTAGAATTGCCCCAAGAATCAGAACCACCTCGACATCTGGGCAGGAGAATTGTAACGAGGTAGAGAATGAAATTGATATTCTTTCGAAATTGCAGAGCCCAAGGTTGGTTAATCTTGTTGGTTTTTCTAATGATTCTCATGACACGCTTTTGGTTGTTGAGTTTATGTCTAATGGTACCCTTTATGATGTCCTGCATTCCAATTCTCGTCCACTTAGTTGGGGGAGAAGGATAAAATTGGCTTTACAAACTGCAAAGGCTGTTGATATTCTCCATTCTTTGAGTCCTCCTGTAATTCATCGTGATATTAAGTCTGCTAATGTGTTGATAGACAGGAATTTCAATGCCCGCTTGGGTGATTTTGGGTTAGCATTAAGGTGTCATCTTGATGATTTTAGGTTGAGGTCTACTCCTCCTGCTGGTACAATGGGTTATCTTGATCCATGTTATGTCACCCCTGATAATTTGAGCACCAAGACCGATGTCTTTAGTTTTGGGATTTTGTTGTTGGAGATTATTAGTGGGAGGAAAGCTATTGATGTAGCGTATTCGCCTCCCTCTATTGTGGATTGGGCCATTCCATTGATAAAGAGAGGGAAGCTCTTGGCTGTATACGATCCAAGGATTCCACCTCCTAAGGATCCTGGAATAAGAAAGCAATTGGCAGTTGTGGCTGCAAAATGTGTGAGGCCGTGTAGGGAGAGGAGGCCAACAATGAAGGAGGTGGCCGAATGTTTGACTGGGTTGAGTAAGTTGGTACCTTTACATTCCTGGAATGGTTTTACCAATCCTTGTTTGATGGTTGAGACCGTGGGCCAACCTGTGGAGTCGAGAACCAGCCAGTTGAACTTGAGGGGAAAAGGTAGTAAACTTAGAGATTTGGATGGTGGAGATGCTAGACTTGCAACCCCTCTAAGGAATTCGCCGAGAGCTTACTCTGACTTGGGGTTGCGCAGCAATTTGATGGATTTAATGGCTGGAAATGATGGGCAGTCTGAATTTCGTGGAGAGGGTGATGGGGTTGAACCTAAGTCAAAATCTATCAGTAGAGCTCTGAGCTGCAGATATGTAAGCGGCTCAGTTGTTGGTAGAAGAAACAATGAGTCTTTAGTTCACAGCAGCGGTAGAGGAGGTACATCCCGTTTTAGAAGAAACAATTCAGTTGGTGAGCATTCAGATAGGGATTGA